From Selenomonas ruminantium AC2024, a single genomic window includes:
- a CDS encoding NADH-quinone oxidoreductase subunit C: MADWSLKVVKPENFRGTANILSNGGNNPLTAMFGRDETENPEVKGYAIYAVFENLSEHKMEAVKAVFGEGESLCYESLTSVIPAAVWYEREIQDMFGIVPQGHPDPRPLVLHDTFPEGFYPLRKNVAKDVEVRGNRRMDMSVAKGEGVYEVPVGPIHAGIIEPGHFRFSQAGESMLQLDARLFYTHRGLEKIMEGKTPEEALPIVERICGACSIANTWSFCQAVEKIAGVKIPRRAEIIRTLLMEIERITNHVGDLGNIPAGVGFNPAISLGGRTKEMLMRLQERIAGNRFLRGVIVPGGVHQDIDSALINDIADIMDKVKTNVSDLSEMFAQQANFQNRVRTTGIVRKNTAVDLAMVGVGARASGFAHDSRKDFAYGLYPELDFELVTEKTGDVAARLALRIAELTESFGLVEQLCNLLKADKSNDPSNLTSQIDWSNVSGEDWGLSESARGSNFQFVALQDGKIDRIFVRSASYPNWPALTIAVQGDIIPDFPLINKSFELCYACIDR, from the coding sequence ATGGCGGATTGGTCTTTGAAAGTGGTGAAGCCGGAAAATTTCCGGGGCACTGCTAATATCCTTTCCAACGGCGGCAATAATCCTTTGACTGCCATGTTTGGCCGGGATGAAACGGAAAATCCCGAAGTGAAGGGTTATGCTATTTATGCGGTGTTTGAAAATCTGAGCGAGCATAAGATGGAGGCCGTTAAGGCTGTCTTTGGCGAAGGGGAGTCCCTTTGTTACGAATCCCTGACCAGTGTGATTCCTGCTGCCGTTTGGTATGAGCGCGAGATTCAGGATATGTTCGGCATTGTGCCGCAGGGCCATCCAGACCCGCGCCCGCTTGTCCTGCACGATACGTTCCCCGAAGGTTTTTATCCCCTGCGCAAGAATGTGGCAAAGGATGTTGAGGTTCGTGGCAACCGCCGTATGGATATGAGTGTGGCCAAGGGCGAAGGTGTTTATGAAGTGCCGGTCGGTCCGATTCATGCCGGTATTATCGAGCCGGGTCACTTCCGTTTCAGTCAGGCCGGTGAATCCATGCTGCAGTTGGACGCGCGTCTGTTCTATACTCACCGTGGTCTGGAAAAAATCATGGAGGGCAAGACACCCGAAGAAGCGCTGCCCATCGTCGAGCGTATCTGTGGTGCCTGCTCCATTGCCAACACCTGGAGCTTCTGTCAGGCTGTGGAAAAAATCGCTGGCGTAAAAATTCCGCGGCGGGCGGAAATCATCCGCACGCTGCTGATGGAAATCGAGCGCATCACCAACCATGTGGGTGACCTTGGCAATATCCCCGCCGGCGTGGGCTTTAATCCGGCTATCAGCCTCGGCGGTCGCACGAAGGAAATGCTTATGCGCCTGCAGGAACGCATTGCGGGCAACCGCTTCCTGCGCGGCGTAATCGTTCCCGGCGGTGTGCACCAGGATATTGACAGTGCCTTAATCAACGATATCGCCGATATTATGGACAAGGTCAAAACCAATGTCAGCGATTTAAGCGAAATGTTTGCCCAGCAGGCCAACTTCCAGAACCGCGTGCGCACGACAGGTATTGTACGCAAAAATACCGCTGTGGATTTGGCGATGGTTGGTGTGGGTGCAAGAGCCTCGGGCTTTGCCCATGACAGCCGCAAGGATTTTGCTTACGGCCTTTACCCGGAACTTGACTTTGAGCTTGTGACGGAAAAGACCGGCGATGTGGCCGCAAGGTTGGCTCTGCGTATTGCCGAACTTACCGAATCCTTTGGCCTTGTGGAGCAGCTTTGCAATCTGCTGAAAGCTGACAAGTCAAATGACCCGTCAAATCTGACAAGTCAAATTGACTGGTCAAATGTCAGCGGTGAGGATTGGGGCCTTAGCGAATCGGCTCGGGGCAGCAACTTCCAGTTTGTAGCCCTGCAGGATGGCAAAATTGACCGCATTTTCGTCCGCAGCGCCTCTTATCCCAACTGGCCTGCGCTGACCATTGCGGTGCAGGGGGATATCATTCCCGACTTCCCGCTTATCAATAAGAGTTTTGAACTGTGCTATGCCTGCATTGACCGTTAA
- a CDS encoding proton-conducting transporter membrane subunit, with product MELYYILGLPLLFAVVAATNMLGLKLLHIADRLTATVVFGLILDMAVKFACHADEPIRQGFFYVDALGIWMLVIVGTLYLAFAWTSKAYLERDTNIRYGYLRRFTHLEGRFYALSHLFVWTMMLVVTVDSLGLMWVTIEATTLVSALLVAFKFTRTSLEAAWKYVMVCTVGICLALLGTIILYYGQLQAMGNVQPLNWEFMAHHAQMLDHDVAKLAFAFLFVGYGTKIGLAPMHAWLPDAHSEAPALTSGLLSGALCICALYVLLRATAIVMPVVGLDFISNMYVGFGLLTIALAVPFVLVQRDVKRMLAYSSMENFGLLAAGFGLFMPLAAEASLLHMFNHALVKYMLFYTAGTIMETYATKNMMRIHGMMQQAPKTAMFWLLGIVGILGMPPMGVFFSKFYIIASFFQAHHPYLGILALVLLAGMLIGILYHAMRMLGGKPTRKSAGELMGNLDSCVLFLMLAVSGVVSAFAYELPYVGTLLTEAAKIVLGGVQ from the coding sequence TGCCCCTGCTCTTTGCAGTGGTGGCGGCTACCAATATGCTGGGGTTAAAACTCCTGCATATCGCCGACAGGCTGACGGCCACCGTGGTCTTTGGCCTGATTCTCGACATGGCAGTCAAATTTGCCTGCCATGCCGATGAACCCATCCGCCAGGGCTTCTTCTATGTGGATGCTCTGGGCATTTGGATGCTGGTGATTGTGGGCACGCTGTACTTGGCTTTTGCCTGGACGAGCAAGGCGTATCTGGAACGCGATACGAATATCCGCTATGGATACTTACGCCGCTTTACCCATTTGGAAGGGCGCTTCTATGCGCTGTCGCATCTCTTCGTTTGGACGATGATGCTGGTGGTGACGGTGGACAGCTTAGGGCTTATGTGGGTAACCATTGAAGCAACTACCTTGGTGTCGGCACTGCTCGTGGCCTTTAAGTTCACCCGCACGTCTTTGGAAGCAGCCTGGAAATATGTTATGGTCTGCACCGTGGGTATCTGCTTGGCGCTTTTGGGTACCATCATCCTTTATTATGGCCAGCTGCAGGCCATGGGCAATGTTCAGCCGCTGAACTGGGAGTTTATGGCCCATCATGCGCAGATGCTTGACCATGATGTGGCAAAGCTCGCCTTTGCCTTCCTCTTTGTGGGTTACGGCACGAAAATCGGCCTCGCGCCCATGCATGCCTGGCTGCCGGATGCTCATTCGGAAGCGCCGGCCCTTACGAGTGGCCTGCTCTCCGGTGCGCTCTGTATCTGCGCCCTCTATGTGCTCCTGCGCGCTACGGCTATCGTGATGCCGGTGGTGGGGCTGGACTTCATCAGCAATATGTATGTGGGCTTTGGCCTCTTGACCATTGCTCTGGCTGTGCCGTTTGTACTGGTGCAACGTGATGTCAAGCGTATGCTTGCTTATTCCTCGATGGAAAACTTCGGTCTGCTCGCCGCAGGCTTCGGTCTCTTTATGCCGCTGGCCGCAGAGGCGTCCCTTCTGCACATGTTCAACCATGCATTGGTTAAATACATGCTGTTCTATACGGCAGGTACCATTATGGAAACCTATGCGACGAAAAATATGATGCGCATTCATGGCATGATGCAGCAGGCACCCAAAACGGCGATGTTCTGGCTGCTCGGCATCGTAGGCATCCTGGGGATGCCGCCGATGGGGGTGTTCTTCAGTAAATTCTACATCATTGCCAGCTTCTTCCAGGCACATCATCCGTATCTGGGCATTCTGGCGCTCGTGCTGCTGGCTGGTATGCTGATTGGTATTCTCTACCATGCCATGCGTATGCTCGGCGGCAAGCCGACGCGCAAATCTGCCGGTGAACTGATGGGCAACCTTGACAGCTGTGTACTGTTCTTGATGCTGGCTGTCAGTGGTGTAGTAAGTGCCTTTGCCTACGAGCTTCCCTATGTGGGAACGCTGCTGACTGAGGCGGCAAAAATTGTTCTGGGAGGTGTGCAGTAA